The Notolabrus celidotus isolate fNotCel1 chromosome 6, fNotCel1.pri, whole genome shotgun sequence nucleotide sequence TGTATCAACACTACCCTTCATAAccagatttccctctcactacacccctctccctccctctctgctcctatAAGCACCGCCCACAAACAGATCGTAGTGCACGCTCAATCAGGACGATgtaggaggaccaatcaggagagtggctctgattggtcagagctgatGGGAGCAATTGGAATTTATAGATTGCTGGATACAGAGGCAGAGGAATAAACAGAGatctcgccataatctcaaaatacctcattattaggctgttgatgagtgttgacttttttttgccaaagacagcacaaaataagtacagttttttttttttaccccaatccaaccaactgcagctttaaatgataaaaaagacaGCATTATTAGAAACATGCAGAAGCATATTAGAAGGGAGTGTTGTGTTCCAGTTTTAAATAAATTTCTGCATTGAAGTAATCATCTTCTAACATTTGTTCTAAAAGCTAGCTCAACGATTTCAACATCCTCTTTATCCTGCAGACCGCAGAGTATAAGACTCTAAAGTTACACACACAGCTTGGCTGAGATCCGCCGCTGTGCTCGCCACTTTaatcatgaaaataaatcagagtGAAGACGTCATTCTTAACGGCTCCCACGAGGAGAGCCTCGCTGCTTGGCGAGCTTTAATGGACAGGGAAATATTGTCGTCTTGGCTCGGCCGGTTAAAAACAGGAGTCACTGTCTGCATTCCTCGGCAGTGAGAGTCTTTCTGGTCAAAAACATCCTCTGACAAAAGAGCCGCCTGCTGGGATCCCACAAAGCTTTCAACATCATTGACCAGATGCCCTTATATGGTCATACACAGCAGTAATGGCTTCAGGCTGAGAGGGGTATTGTTTGACTCTGAGGGTAAGGAGAGGGACAAATGTGCAGATGATAAGAGAGACTTGAGAAAGGTTAAATATGTGATTGAAATTTGGGgaattcattatttaaaaatgtgctgcaaGTTTTCAAAATGTCAGTGTTTAAGCCATCAAACTGATCCATGCAGCAGCTGTAACCTCTcgtgttttgttttcacagatgACCCTCGGACACGAGTTCGGCGCCGGAGCGGCCTGCTTGAAATGTGGAGACAAGTGTGAAGGCTTTGAGCTGCACTTCTGGAGGTGGGTACAGCTTCTGTCAAGCAGGGTCCCCTTCCACATGGGGGCCGCCATCTttcaccgccatgtttctacagtagcacagattGGACAAACTTTTTACAACCGTGTGCGTATCTGTATTTTGGACGCCAGTGTTATTTGCCAGgttgaaagatgaagatgaagaaggagGGAGTGGGAGTGGAAATAATTTGTATTGCAAGGAGtctttgatggtaaaaactagACAAGTaaaggatcatacttatcatgcatcaggagcttcttgtcctcaaaggccaccgtgGCTTCACTgatgggaggggtgagcaagggagcgtctCAATCTCGACTCTGAGCTCTAGATATCACTAAATAGTCCCTTTTCTacgtactgtacctttaaagcaAGAAGACTTGAGACTCACAAATACATCAGTTATGTTGGTTTGTGCTATATTCTatgtatttttaatctatttttttgcTCATTGCACTTTTATACCATGCAGTTTTTAGTTTTGAtcttaaaaaagacaataaagagATGTAATCaagagtaaaaaagaaagaaggatgataagtaagtaagtaagtaagtaagtaagtaaattttatttagcatagcacctttcacagaataaaatcacaaagtgcttcacaggaaaatatccaacacattaaaagaaacagacaatagcataaatagaacattagtctgaacacagtgagtcgaaggcctgtttaaataaatgtgtcttcacaagttttttaaaggcgacaacagatatagcagaacggacatttacaggaagagcgttccacaatgtcggtgccacaacttcaaaagcacggtcaccttttgttcttaagcgcgctcgagggacaaccggcaagccctggtcagaagacctgagtggcctactggtaaggtaggggtggagcaggtcgacgatgtattcaggagcctgaccatgcagagctctatacacgaaaacgagaactttaaaatgaatcctaaatttaactggaagccaatgtagggaagctagaatcggagtgatgtgggttgtccggctggacttggtcaacagccttgcagcagcgttctggactaattgaagacgatggagggacgatttactgaggcaggtgaaaagtgagttacaatagtccagtcgggatgaaacaaaagcgtgtatgatcatttccagttcgggatgtgacacaacagacctgAGTTTGGCAATGTTTCGTAAATGGAAGAAGCATAACCGGGacaactgttttatgtggtGATCAAAGTACATGGACTGATCGAATATAACTCCAAGatttctgagtttagactggacagcagaggagagggaaccAATACACTGAGCAACCCTGGAAGCTATAGTATCGGAACCAACAATAAGGACCTCTGTCTTGTCAGCGTTTAGCTGCAGGAAGTTGTCAGACATCCAGTCCTTAATGGCAGTCAGACAATCAAGCAAAACTATCAGCTTGTCTGTGTCATCAGGCCTAAAAGACACATACAGCTGGATGTCATCAGCGTAACAATGGTAAGAAATACCTTTGAATTTACTGATAATGTGACTCAAGGGCAGCAAATACAAGGCAATAAAACATGAGGACATTAAGAATGCACCTCAGACATGAGCTTCTAATAAATAGGAATAGGAAtacaaacagcagcaacattaAGGTCTTGCATCATATCACATTTCCTCACATGCACACTTTACAAAGCTTCTCCTGAGCTTCACTCTGCAGAGGAAGATCTTTGGAGCAGCCACATGAAGCATGAGGGTCATGCTGAAGCACGCCTGCATCGTAAATGATGTCAGAGTTACTCAACAGATATGAGCAGGTTGTGTTGAGGCTTGTGCAAAGAGAAGGTTTTTTGAGTCTCACACCCTGAGTGTTGTATCAGTTCAGCATCGTAACAAAGTTGATTGTGATTGTTGAAAATGTGAAGGAATGCAGAATTAAATTACATCCATACCCTCTGCCGGTTTGGTGAAACcattaaaaacatgtattatATCTGTTCCGCATCATTTATAATCATTctttaacatttacatattaAAAGTGAGGTgccctggggcgctggtggcctaacggtctaagcgccccacatacaaaggctatggtcctcatcgcagaggtcgcaggttcgattccagccttgaccatttactgcatgtcctccccatctctctgctccccacatttcctgtctctcttcagctgtcctatccataaaggcaaaatgcccaaaaaatataactttaaaaaagaagtgaGGTGCCCAGTTTCAATATTTTCCCTCCACATTGAAAAACTTTTCACCTATATGAGACTTTTATAAGAACTGTAAatgttcctcttctcctctgcagAAAGATCTGCAGGAACTGTAAATGTGGCCTCACAGAGCACAACGTGCAGATGAACTCGGAGGAGAACAAGAAGGTGGGGAAGCTGTTCGAAGACACGAAGTACACAGGCCTCATCGCCAAGCTGAAGAAGGACGGCCTCCCCAGCTACAAGGGCAACATGGTGACCATCACTCTGCCCAGTGCTTCCACCGCCTACGCTGTACCACCAAGCTTTTCCTCCACAGTAGTGCCCccctctgcagcagctggttCTGTGCTgcctgctggagctgctgcaggttcaGCGCCCAACAGGGGTCAGGGTGCAGGTCAGGCTGCAGGTATGGCTCCAGGTCAGGCTCCAGGTCAGTTTCCAGGTCGGGCTCCAGGTCAGGCTGCAGGTGTGGCTCCAGGGCAATTTCCAGGTCGAGCTCCAGGTCGAGCTCCAGTTCCGGCTCCAGGTCAGGCTCCAGGTCAggctccaggtctggctccagGTCAGGCTCCAGGTCAGGCTCCAGGTCAGGCTCAAAGTCAGGCTGCAGGTCAGGCTCCAGGTCGGGCTCCTGGTCAACCTCTACCAGCAGGTGTCACACCCCTCAAAGCCAACAGAGTGCCGGTTTCTGTCAGCTCCACATCAGTCAACGCTGTCCAAGTCCCCAAAGACGTGCCAATGACGTCCGTCACCTATGATTGGGCGCCACCTGTAGCCAATAAGTACATGGTAAGAGTTCATACTACTTATAAAGTTATTGTGAGAGTAAAAGTAGAAATAATGTAAACATTTGAGTAatttatgaagcaacatttccACAAGCTGTTTCTAAAAAAGGGATGAtttgcttcttttgtttttatttgtataagtTGAATATTTGAGGTTTTTACAAAGCCAGACAAAACTAGATATTCAGACAGACTTAGGGTCAGGGAACGTATCTGTTCTGTTCCCTCTGAGCAGCTCCATGAAGAAGTTAATCTCTTATAAGGAACTGTGGAGCTTCATATAAAAGCTTGGGCCACAAAAAATCCCAATGAATGCCAACCTATTTCAAGAATGTAACCTAAAAAGTGATATGACCATAAATGAGGATTAAAAGGAAGGAGAGATATTTTATGCTAACTACTTTTCTTATCTCCTGTTTGGACTGTGGTTCTGGAAGTCTTGTATCCTCATGTTTAGTCTAGCATTGCTTCTCTATCTTTGTTTTTCAACTCTGTCCAACAACAATCCCCTTCTTTTAGAAGATTACTCACAGAAATTCAAACAACTCATCTCCCTGATTGGTCCTTGGcatctctctgtgtactttCCCATCTCTGTCCTTCACAGAGTCTGTCCTCAACACTTTACAGGTTGAcagtttcctctttctttcaccTCTGACTCCAGGCGGTGCGTTACATCGAGCTGCTCCCTCCGGAGAAACGTCCTGTCGCTGGTTCAGCAGGAGCTGCTTACCGCCGGCAGCAGATGGCCTGCCAGCTGCCTGAGCACGACCAGGACCCGTCCAAGTGCCACGAGCTGACCCCCGCTGAGGTCAAACAAATGCAGCAGTTCGTCCGCAAGTACAAGGACGAGGCCCTGGGGGTGGGAGATGTCATGCTGCCAGAAGAAATGGCTCTGATCCGGGCACAAGGGCAGGGTGGAGTTACCGCTGGGGCTGGAGGGGCAGGGCTTGGACCTGGAGGTGGTGTTGGGGTTGGTggtggagctggaggagcagggTATGGACCTGGGGGTGGTGTTGGGGTTGGTggtggagctggaggagcagggTATGGACCTGGGGGTGGTGTTGGTGCTGGTGGTGTAGCTGGAGGGGCTGGGTTTGGACCTGGGGGTGGTGTTGGTGCTGGTGGTGTAGCTGGAGGGGCAGGGTTTGGACCTGGGGGTGGTGTTGGTGCTGGCGGTGGAGCTGGAGGGACTGGGTCTGGAGCTGGGGGAGGTTTTGCATCTTGTGGTGGAGTTGGGACAGGGGCTGCAGGCCCTGGTTTTGGGTCGATGGCTGGGGCAGGAGTTGGCGCTGGCGGTGGAGCTGGAGGGACTGGGTCTGGAGCTGGGGCAGGTTTTGCATCTTGTGGTGGAGTTGGGACAGGGGCTGCAGGCCCTGGTTTTGGGTCGATGGCTGGGGCAGGAGTTGGCGCTGGCTTTGGACCTGGAGCAGGAGGCAGGGGaactggagctggagctggcaTGGGCACTGGGGTTGGAGCTGGTGGTAGCAGAAATGGGGTTGGGGCTGGAACTGGGGCTGGTGGAGTAGGTGTTGGAGGAGTATGTCATGGAGCAGTGGATGTTGGAGCAGGTGGTATTGGAGCTGGTGGTGCCGGATCATTCTCAGGTCCTGGAATCGGAGCATCTGCTGGTTAtgggccagcagggggagccatGGGTACCACTGCTACAGCTGGAGCGATGGGCGTCCCTGGAGCTCAACAAGCTGGACTACCTCAACAGAGCTTTGtgagttcaatcaatcaatctttattaatataggaccaaatcccaacaaacgttatctgaagactgtccaaacagagcaggtctagaccgtactctatgttctattattaacaaagacccaacatcaagacaggataagatctagtcccatcttacagagaggactcagtctgatctcatcttaatccaccatgagcagagcacgttgcagcatttagcaagttacagtggcaaggacaaacttcctttaacaggcagaaacctccagcaggaccagactcatgttagacacacatctgctgagaccgtgttggagagagggatagagggagatgaagagagagagatgatggttgTCATCAGCCTTACTGTAATATTTTCTATGGAGTATTTCACTCCACTTTTAATGAAAgggtagctgtgtgtgtgtgcagttaatAACCAAAGATGTAGTTTAAAAGTTCCACCCATGAAGAAGGAAAAGGCGATGCCTCCATTTCTTTTCCACCCACTCACTCCAGTGTGATTATCTGTGGAAATGTGCTTCACCAACATAACACGCCTGACAAACAGTCTTGTCCTGGATTCAGTTGATAGAAGAGTGGAAGTGTTGACACAGACACTCCCTCAGTGAGCAGACTGAGCTCAGGCTCCtgtaaaaaggtcggtcttgagtttgcttttcaaaatgttgatgctctgtgcagccctcagatcttcaggtagggtgttccacaggcgtgggccaagatgataaaaagctgcctcaccgcgggtccattaaaagtccactacctgaagacctgagggctctcactggatcatatgataaaagcaaatctgataaataagaagtagcaagaccattaagagatttaaaaaactaCAATGCAAGGGAAGAGTGTGCAACCTGATTAGACAGTGAAAGTAAA carries:
- the tes gene encoding testin, translated to MEIEKEIKKMTLGHEFGAGAACLKCGDKCEGFELHFWRKICRNCKCGLTEHNVQMNSEENKKVGKLFEDTKYTGLIAKLKKDGLPSYKGNMVTITLPSASTAYAVPPSFSSTVVPPSAAAGSVLPAGAAAGSAPNRGQGAGQAAGMAPGQAPGQFPGRAPGQAAGVAPGQFPGRAPGRAPVPAPGQAPGQAPGLAPGQAPGQAPGQAQSQAAGQAPGRAPGQPLPAGVTPLKANRVPVSVSSTSVNAVQVPKDVPMTSVTYDWAPPVANKYMAVRYIELLPPEKRPVAGSAGAAYRRQQMACQLPEHDQDPSKCHELTPAEVKQMQQFVRKYKDEALGVGDVMLPEEMALIRAQGQGGVTAGAGGAGLGPGAGGTGSGAGAGFASCGGVGTGAAGPGFGSMAGAGVGAGFGPGAGGRGTGAGAGMGTGVGAGGSRNGVGAGTGAGGVGVGGVCHGAVDVGAGGIGAGGAGSFSGPGIGASAGYGPAGGAMGTTATAGAMGVPGAQQAGLPQQSFTCQHCQQPMGRGEPAVYAERAGYDKLWHPACFVCCTCSELLVDMIYFWKKGKLYCGRHYGDSEKPRCGGCDELIFSNEYTQAEGQNWHLKHFCCFDCDCILAGETYVMENDKPVCKPCYMKNYAAKCSSCQKAVEPEDQRVSYGEHHWHAAPDCFKCSGCAKCLVGQRFMAVQNHLFCSVECKKKIMA